aggctgagggtatagctgatggaggaggggcttaacagttttacttagtgtcacgcctcctagggagctgagctatacccaaggtctgtgtcccccaaggaaaatgggcgagaaaagtactttggaccactgagcaacagtccagtgctaggcgcttctgccgctgtttctggttcaaaagtggcttgacctggggaatgcggcacctgtagcccatttcctgcacacgcctgtacacggtggctctggatgtttctactccagactcagtccactgcttccgcaggtcccccaaggtctggaatcagttcttctccacaatcttcctcagggtccggtcacctcttctcgttgtgcagcgttttctgccacacttttcccttcccacagacttcccactgaggtgccttgatacagcactctgggaacagcctattcgttcagaaatttctttctgtgtcttaccctcttgctcgagggtgtcaatgatggccttctggacagcagtcaggtcggcagtcttacccatgattgcggttttgagtaatgaaccaggctgggagtttttaaaagcctcaggaatcttttgcaggtggaAAAGTAGACTTGGTTAGCTATATTAAGGAGTGTTAATCTAACAGTAGAGCGGTGGTGCAGAAAGCTGGAGCAGTATTTCTAGTGTTTAAGGATGTATCAAATTTAACATGTGATGtttaataaatttggcgcaaaGTATTCCACCCAGAATCAAGGAGAAGTAAATTCCCCCTGTTGGCTTGGTGAACATATGACTGATGATTCCAGAGATGTCTGTCCCTGGGGAATATTAGTGCCCCTTTCTGGATGATTTTAGCATGGTATAGCGTTGTATGACATGTATATGACACATTATTATTTCTTGTCTCATTAGGACACACACCAGCGTCACACTGGATTCAGACGGTTTCTCTAGGTGACCTTCTCACCACAGCACTGCCGTCCTCTGATGGTTTCCTGAGTCCATCGTGCTTGGTGCAGTGATTCTTCTGGGAACAATGGTGAAGTATTTTGTAGGCTTCAATGAGCTGAGGAGCTCGTGGGACCAAGTGTTTGCTGCTTTCTGGCAGCGCTATCCAAACCCTTACAGGTAAGTAAAAGTAGTCACTGATATTGAGCAGTGGAAGCTGTGGCGATATTCCAGGTGTTTTTATTCTTTATGTCCTTGGAAAATGTGATATTTTCTAATCCACTCAGTTTCGAGGGTGCACCATTACTATATTCTTTCTCTTTAAATAGGACTGACATATTTGACAGCGCTGTACACAGATAGTAATCACTCCCCTAGCTTACACCTACATACACGATAGGGCCTTTAAGTCATTTGTGTTTTTGGTGTGATCGTAGACCAGAGCACCTGGAGGCAGCTACATAAGTGTCTCatagtaaggctcctttcagtcGATAGCGGAATTGGCTCTTAGCAGAGACTGCATAGAGCCGTACGCACTAGGTAACGAACAGCGGCGTTGCAGCCGTTCAGTCATCCGTGTGAGTGCTTGTCAAGTGATACCACCAGAAACATGCCACATTCATTACTGGGAGTCCTTGAGCGGAATGGCATACATATGTAGTTTTAACCAACCACAGCCACGATTTTCCTGCCAGGCTTATTTTTGCAGACAGAAGTCTGCTGTCGCGATTGTAGACTACTCGCTTGTGCCCCTTATTCAAACAGTAATCTCTTACCCCTCATCATGATGTGCATAAGCACCTTAACATAACCTTGGAAATTAATGGAGCCCTGTGGATACATCTGACTTGTATGCTGGGAGCTTTCCTGATGTGTGCACCCAAGTGTAAGACTCAGACTCAGTTGTTGAAACAGTCGTACGCTTTCTTAAAATGTACTGTAAGTTTACGTTCATGCTGCAGatctgttgcagaaatttctgtgactgcCCCATACATCTGCATGatgtttgcagaaatccatgcacatAGTACAGTAACAAGTCCACTCGGTGGTTGGAATGGAGTTTTCAGCTGTTCTGCTCTATACATGCCACACTTCACCTCTAGAAAGCCAGCTTCTGGTCTGTGAAATTTCACATTATATTGTTGTTTTGTCATGGTAACCCAGGCCAAATCATCAGATGTTCTAGGTTTGGGTACTAGATTAAGCCTTTCCCATCGGCTCCACATAAATATGCGTGAGGGGTGTCAGCTGTGCAATAGAGCTAACACCTGCCAGGAATTACCACAAACGGCGATAATGCTGATCCCAGTCAATTAATCCCAGCGGATGCCatgttcagtaaaaaaaaaaaataacggaaaTCGCACCCTGTCACGATTTtacgtataaaaaaaataaacatttgatAGCGCCGCTTCCAGAAATGTCCAAACTAGTCAAATATAAAGGCATTTATCCCCTACAGTGAacgccaaaaaaataataaatgtagtaagtgatcaaaaagtcatatgtattaCAGatgggtaccaataaaaactatagctctctcATCAAAGATGAATCTTCACACAACTCTGTAGACAGAAGtctaaaaagttatgggtgtctgagaaaaaaaaaaaatagaatttttcttAAATTGCTATATTCAAGGacttttatttaaagaggacctttcgctagaataaaacatctaaactaactatacagacatggagagcggtgcctagggatctccctgcacttactgttatacctgggtgccgctccgttctcccggtataggctccggtatcgtcatagttaggctccacccaggtgaACCTGCCgacgtctcattctcccatgctgtagcgctggccaatcgcagcgcccagctcatagcctgagaggcttttttttttttcacgaagCGGCACCCAGCTATAACAGTAAGTgcggggagatccctgggcgccgctctccatgactgtatagttagtttagatgtttaaggtcctctttaagtagtaTACCAAAATTtaatatcactgtaattgtattgACCAACTGAATAAGGTCATCATGTcgtttttagtgcacagtgaattctgtaaaaacaaaacccaaaaaacagtGGTGGAATTGAATCTTTTTCAGTTTCAGTttcaccccacaaataatttattttgttcTCCAAAAATCtatttatggctcttggaaggctgggaggaaaatacaaagaaaaatgaATCCCTTCCtgcccagcgccatacatgtaaggCACTGGGtggtgggtctttaaagatggcaccctttTGCGAGCATAGTGGCCCCAAAGCCGTCGGGCCGGGTGCCTGCTGTCTTAAAAGTCTGTGATTGACACTAATATTAATCGAAGACATTTAACTCCTcatatgccatggtcaaatggccACAGTGATTGAGGGAGTCACATATTGTGTGCGACAGCCTCGCTCCTCCTGAATGATCCGAGGCTACCGCAGATGTTCCTATGAAGACCCTGTCacagtggcagggctccataggaacatagtgaaATTTTCATAGACTCCAATAATGctaatcaataaaaagtacagattgccccacaaaaaatgagccctcacacagctctgtggaCGTAACTACAAAAAAGTAACAGGCGTTAGAATATGGCGATGTAATACTCTCAATTTTGTTTTGTAGTCATCCAATGAACACTTGACTTTCTCGATCTGTTTTATAGAACTATTAAAATGTTTGAATTTGatatattaatttcctttttggcATATAGCAAACATGTCCTGACTGAAGACATTCTATACCGTGAGGTAACCAGTGACCACAAGATGCTAACCAGGAGGCTATTAACAAAGACCAACCGCCTGCCACGGTGGGCAGAACGATTGTTCCCTGCCAATGTGGCCCATGCTGTGTACATTTTAGAAGACTCCATAATTGATCTTCACAAGAAAACCTTGACCACCTACACCTGGAATATAAACCACAGCTCTGTCATGGTAGGAGACCCAACTGTGGAGACTAGCCTTAAAAGTATATGTCTCATGGTATTTACCCACTTTTTTTGTCCTATTCTTTCAGTCTGTGGAGGAACGCTGTGTATACTGTGAAAATCCAGAGGACAAAAATTGGACCGAGATTAGAAGAGAGGCTTGGGTGTCCTCAAAAGTATTTGGTTTTAGCCGACCAATACAGGTGAGATACACATGACCAAGGCTGTAGTATAATGAATGTAGAATTCAAACTATTTTCTTGCTTAAAGTGTATCTGCAGTTTGAGGAAACTTCTGAGATATCAATGTTACAACCCATAAGTAAAGGGCGGAAACACTCCTATGGTGCTGACAATCTCTGCTTCTATGGACATTGTATGAATCTGTTCACCACTCTGTGCATATCTCAGGTGAGCAGGGCACAGATGATCACTTCTGTCCCTTCGTATCAGCTATTGGTAGGGAGCCAGCAGCCAGACCCACCCCCTGATCAAAATGTCTGATATATCACTATGATGTGTCAGAAGGTACATGTTATAAAGCTCTGGTCATGCAGGAATGTTTAGATCCACTAATCCAAGTCATCTTAACCATTGGTTAAGATGAAAGCGCTTTAACAAAAGTCATTGTGTAAGCCAATGTGATGTGCCAAGTGAAGACGTACAGCCGAAACATCAACACGCTTTCTAATGTACCTAAGCTCAGCATATTAGTGATTGCAGCTGATTGATGCCCCTCAACTTGGCTGCGGTCCATGAAATGCTGTCCAAGTGAAGGGCATATTTTCTGAATTCACTGCCGCGGCTCTTGCGAGCTATGACGCTGTGAGTTCCAGCCTGACTGCAGGTCTACTGTCTGATACCCAGAGCATCTTTTCAGTATGGGACAATAGACCTGAGGTTGGACTGAAACTTGCAGCAACATAGGTTGCTATGATGTAGAGAGTTCAGCTGAATTGCAGTCAGTGTAGGAAATAGATCCTTCAGACAGACCGCATTTCATGGACCATACCCAGCCGTGTGAAAGCAGctgtaggcctctttcacatgtgtTATGGATTCTCAGGGTCTGTAAAGGAAAAAACTGACTATTTTCCACGCAAGtttggtcagttttgtctgcgattgtgttcattcgtttttgatgcatttttcacatgcgtgaaaaaaaactgaataacaatctacatcgcCTAGCAAcgctcagtgaaaaatgcattgtatccagatgcaatccgtttttcattgaagctccattcacttttatggaacCAGAGCTGTGTGAAATATGCAGAATCTAGAACAGGcaccagcaacctccggcactccagctgttctgaaactacaactcccagaatccttcttTCACTTCCAtgagagttacaagaacagccaagaaagCTTGAATGCTCAGAGTTgtcgtttcacaacagctggagtgccgaaggtttccGATTCCTGATCTAGaacatgatgcgtgaaaaatgatgctcatgtacacagacccattgaagtgaatgggtcaggattcagtctggatgctatGTGTTTGCTTCACACATTGCACCCTGACAGAAAACTTTGTCATGtaagaggccttaaagaggacaaACCTTTATTGTTCCAGCTATTTTAACCAGTTggaggggggtgtacctgcacaataAGTAAGTTACTAAAATGGAGAGGTTACAGGTTATATTTCAAGGGGTTGTACAGAATTAGAAAACCATGTTTGCTTTCTTCTGTAAACGGTGGCACACTAGTTCACAGGTTGTTAGTGATATTAAAGGTCagccacattgacttcaatggaactGGGCTGCAGTACCATAACTACCGTGGACTTTTGTGGtggtgtttaaccacttcaacccccctagcttaaacacccttaaccgcctccggacctcctaacgcaggatcgccgtccagaggcggcagctgcaggcagagtcGCGTGcggatgcgtcatctcgcgagatgacgcgattagcccgcccgcacatgcgcatcgcgggccggcatttgttcgaggggggtcacgtcatcagcttgccagccaatgatcgtggctggcaagctgatgatttttaaaaaatccaatcagaagccatctaatacatcatattagtaaatatgatgtgttaaatggcttccctgctcctctgctggtccttttggtcggttggtctcagcagaggagcaggcttcaccatgagtagcaccaaacactacactttagcccttgatcgcccctgtcaatcacctagtgaaaggaaaaaagtgatcagtgtaaactgtcactttttttcccactggtattgactgttaggttttaggatagtttaggccccttggttaggtagtttagcgatcggttagcgcccagcccaccgcaccgcagtcgctgattagcgtattgctaatcagcatttgtacttttatagtatctgtaagtgatcaaaactgatcacagtcagatctataatagtattagtgtcaccttagttcaccctccacccaaaacgcagtgtttgcccgatcagggctgatcggtcgcccacacgtgcgttcacccacgcccgccccgccgcagtgacaaaaactatatattttttgatcactgcacaatcactttacaagcactgcggcgataaaaaaaaatcagttttgatatttttttatcgaccgcagcggcctccggtacttcgctagcctcccatttgtaagacaggcttgctttttttcttgggtagtctcagggaatacccctaaatttagttgcccaaatgtcaaacaaggggtattcttctgaagaggcctacaggcttctgacccagttggatgaggaatgggaacactcatctgacgaatccagcgggtcagaatatgaacctgtagaaagcagtggcagtctgacccaaagttcggacgaggaggttgaggtccctgatagcaccaggcgtacccggccccatgtcgctagaccacaggttgcgcaggatccgcttcaagggcagcagagtggggctggcgctgtcggattacgtggtgaggcatacaccagcagcacagccctccctggacctagtaccagcactgccgtacaacatggtgaagtgacgagcaccagaagggcagttgaagctggtacggtggcacgtgcagtagttaccccgtcgcagccaccgcaaagacaggcccatagaccccctagaatccccgAGGTGCTgtcaaatcctgattggcagtccccaacttcagccacaccattagttccccctttcactgcccagtctggagttcgggttgagacagctcagatcggttcggccctgggattttttgagctgttcttgactgcggagctcttggacatagtcgtggcagaaacaaaccggtatgccacacaatttataaccgccaacccgggaagctattatttccagcctttccggtggaaaccagtccaagtttccgaaatttaaaacttttctgggccttctcctcaacatgggtctaaccaaaaagcaagAATTGCGGTCAtgttggtccacgaacccaattcatcacatgcccatgttctctgctgccatgtccagggcacgatttgaggccatcctgcgtttcctgcactttagcgacaacaccacctgccgtcccagaggccacccagcttttgaccggctccacaaaattcagcccctcatagaccacttcaacctgaaatttgcagatttgtataccccagagcaaaacatctgcgtagacgagtccctaatacattttaccgggcgccttggcttcaaacaatacagccgaagcaagcgcgcccggtatggggtcatattgtataagctctgtgaaagggccacaggctatacccacaaatttcagatctatgagggaaaagatcagaccctggagccggtcgtttGCCCTgattacctggggagcagtgggaagacagtctgggacttggtgtcacccttatttggcaaggggtaccatctttatgtggacaatttctacacaagtgtggccctcttcaggcatttgtttctagaacagagttgctgctgtggcaccgcgcaaactagtcgtgcaggcttcccccaacggctcgttaccacccgtcttgcaagggggggagagggctgccttgtttaacgaagaactgctcgcggtgaaatggagagacaagcgtgacatttacatgctctcctccattcacgcagacacgacaatccaaattgggcgagcaacccgtgtcattgaaaagcccctctcagtccacgactataaccttcacatgggaggggtggacttcaatgaccagatgttgtctccgtatttagtttcccgcagaaccagacgctggtataagaagatgtctgtatatctaattcaattggctctgtataatagttttgttctctacagtaaggctgggaggttccgtggccccatccaccagtgtagttagccgtctacacgagcgacatttccctaatgtcgttgccggtacctcaacccaacagtcaccccgaaaaagatgttgtatctgtagcaggagtggaataaggcgtgacacccgctatttctgtcctgactgccctgaccaccctgccctatgcttaggggagaagtaccacacacaggtacacctagcatagggatcacatctcaccaggacaggcacacagggctattagggcccattcacacagagctgctgcaaacctctcctttcacctgggacaaagtgcataacgcacttcgccacatctttgggcgatttgcgctttgcacattgtcccatggggaaggagaggtttgtcctataaaggtgtaaaaaaaaaaaaaaaaaaatcaccttaaagcaaaaaggttaacgttcagttcaaaaagttaaagtttatatgttctgttcaaaagttattataaagttaataaaattattgcgttgcggcctggttttttagtttttgttttttttaccttccaggtggaccaaccgatcgactagctgcagcactgatgtgcattctgacagaagcattgcgctgctgtcagattacacacaagtcggtgtatgcggcgctgcaagacgagatttctcctctgcagtaaaagatacgtttgacgaggcatatgagctgaggaggtggtggtgttcatatgctttggcaaacactttgtatataaaaaaaatatatat
The Bufo gargarizans isolate SCDJY-AF-19 chromosome 2, ASM1485885v1, whole genome shotgun sequence genome window above contains:
- the PRELID1 gene encoding PRELI domain-containing protein 1, mitochondrial, yielding MVKYFVGFNELRSSWDQVFAAFWQRYPNPYSKHVLTEDILYREVTSDHKMLTRRLLTKTNRLPRWAERLFPANVAHAVYILEDSIIDLHKKTLTTYTWNINHSSVMSVEERCVYCENPEDKNWTEIRREAWVSSKVFGFSRPIQEFGLARFKSNVTKALKGYEYTLAKMQGDTPARTLVETAKEATEKAKETALAAKEKAKDLASKAATKKQQYV